From a region of the Bradyrhizobium diazoefficiens genome:
- a CDS encoding ATP-binding cassette domain-containing protein, which yields MQQPAITLGSIMPHLNRSELHSGNAIPLLQLEGVGFDYRRGRVREHQTLSDINFSLKRGQALGLIGQSGSGKSTVAKLVLGLAKPREGSILFEGKPVTPQSLRSFRKRAQPIFQNPMDALDPRMKVGDQLMEPLLANFQLPRSERLERIATALQDVGLSLEIAEKRPRQISGGQAQRVTIARALLLEPDLLICDEPVSALDMTVQAQILNLLCELRDRQGLSLMFISHDIRAVSYLCSEIVVLHRGRVVEAGTRDNVLLHPQAEYTQALIASVPKQSQPSAAGADRSILRELTEDGGGSDQHAL from the coding sequence ATGCAGCAGCCTGCCATAACCTTGGGCTCAATCATGCCGCATCTTAACAGAAGCGAGCTGCACAGCGGGAACGCCATACCGCTTCTCCAGCTTGAAGGAGTCGGGTTTGACTACCGACGCGGCCGGGTGCGCGAGCATCAAACCCTGAGCGATATCAATTTTTCCCTCAAGCGAGGGCAAGCCCTCGGACTGATCGGCCAATCGGGGAGTGGCAAGAGTACGGTTGCAAAGCTGGTGCTGGGATTGGCAAAGCCGCGAGAGGGCTCGATTCTATTCGAGGGAAAGCCCGTCACCCCGCAAAGTCTACGGTCGTTCCGGAAACGAGCGCAACCGATCTTCCAGAACCCTATGGATGCACTGGATCCGCGGATGAAGGTTGGCGACCAGCTGATGGAGCCTCTTCTTGCCAACTTCCAGCTGCCGCGGTCAGAACGGCTGGAGCGAATCGCGACCGCACTTCAAGATGTCGGTCTTTCCCTGGAGATTGCCGAAAAGCGCCCGCGCCAGATCAGTGGCGGCCAAGCGCAGCGTGTGACCATCGCCCGCGCGCTTCTTCTGGAGCCCGATCTATTGATTTGCGATGAACCTGTGTCCGCCCTCGACATGACCGTACAGGCGCAAATCCTCAATCTCCTGTGTGAACTGCGTGATCGGCAGGGTCTGAGCCTTATGTTTATCAGCCACGATATCAGGGCTGTCTCTTACCTATGCTCCGAGATTGTTGTGCTGCATCGCGGCCGCGTCGTCGAAGCCGGGACGCGAGACAACGTTCTCCTTCATCCTCAGGCGGAATACACGCAGGCCCTCATAGCCTCCGTCCCTAAACAGTCTCAGCCGTCCGCCGCAGGAGCGGACCGGTCAATCTTGAGAGAGCTGACCGAGGATGGGGGGGGCAGTGATCAGCACGCTCTTTAG
- the asnB gene encoding asparagine synthase (glutamine-hydrolyzing), with product MRARPQGRESGSQLGVGGPPLCAIFGFVGRVADEAATERDVARCIQTLSHRGPDASGLYVTPSFAFAHRRLSIIDLNHRSNQPFLDRESDLAITYNGEIYNYRDVRRDLLRRGYRFRTESDTEVICKAFACWGIDCLERLRGMFAFAIYDKKSGTAFLVRDRLGIKPLYYAQTNRGFVFASQASALLHWPGVRSKLDPVGLSSFLSFRAVFGERTLFTDVRKLQPGTWLKITAQSHEHARWWDPARLDNKDECSSLDALIGNAVEEHLAADTPVAALLSGGLDSSVLAFELSRRAAQKPTCFTGMVAGETYDESRYAIEVAESLKLPHVLVPLPAATSLDMIQRLTALRGHPIGMHNEGAMYLLAKAASHSHKVLLTGEGADEIFSGYSRIFRLPFDLQRQAFLSALPGVIACPARRRLGLPAAETKEFDFFLSRYTYFAQSEKLQLATSAWRADLVDDAELLNWMSSEYHSGGATPDDRIRLFFVRHHLPALLEMVDNTTMAAGVEGRVPFTDHRIVASALGMSASEHLRWKNACSPVRAAFAPIQKFSETLDVSKSALRTLYRTRLPASVTARKKLGFPLPLGHWATDECSRPFRDLIFGGSAAIADYLDIGALRRWHEEHSRAANDAFGRQLWLICNLEIFLRQLQSSGL from the coding sequence GTGCGAGCGAGACCTCAGGGGCGGGAATCAGGCAGCCAACTCGGGGTAGGAGGACCGCCTTTGTGTGCGATTTTCGGATTCGTCGGACGGGTCGCTGACGAGGCGGCGACCGAGCGTGACGTCGCTCGTTGCATTCAGACGCTTTCCCATCGAGGACCCGACGCGAGTGGCCTTTATGTGACTCCATCGTTTGCGTTTGCGCATCGAAGGCTTTCCATCATCGACCTAAACCATCGGTCGAATCAACCCTTCCTCGATCGGGAATCGGACCTTGCAATCACGTACAATGGGGAGATCTACAACTACCGTGACGTGAGACGCGACTTGCTCCGACGCGGGTACCGATTTCGCACCGAGTCCGACACGGAGGTCATATGCAAGGCATTCGCTTGTTGGGGCATTGATTGCCTCGAACGTCTACGCGGAATGTTCGCATTCGCAATCTACGACAAGAAGAGCGGAACAGCATTCCTTGTCAGAGATCGACTTGGAATTAAACCGCTATACTACGCTCAAACGAACCGCGGCTTCGTCTTTGCTTCACAGGCGTCGGCCCTTCTACATTGGCCCGGGGTTCGCTCCAAGCTCGATCCGGTTGGGCTGTCCAGCTTTCTTTCTTTTCGTGCCGTCTTCGGCGAGAGGACTCTTTTTACAGACGTTCGAAAGCTGCAACCCGGCACCTGGCTAAAGATAACCGCCCAATCGCACGAGCATGCGCGGTGGTGGGACCCCGCTCGGTTAGACAACAAGGACGAGTGCTCCTCACTGGACGCCTTGATCGGTAATGCCGTGGAAGAGCATTTGGCGGCCGACACTCCTGTCGCAGCGCTGCTTTCGGGCGGATTGGACTCCAGCGTCTTGGCTTTCGAGCTCTCAAGGCGCGCTGCACAAAAACCGACATGTTTCACCGGAATGGTAGCTGGTGAGACGTACGACGAAAGTCGCTATGCGATCGAAGTGGCGGAGTCTCTCAAGCTACCGCATGTCTTGGTACCGCTGCCCGCCGCGACGAGCCTTGATATGATCCAACGCCTCACTGCGTTACGAGGTCACCCGATTGGCATGCACAATGAAGGGGCCATGTATTTACTGGCTAAGGCGGCCTCGCACTCGCACAAGGTTCTTCTCACCGGCGAGGGCGCTGACGAGATATTCTCTGGGTATAGCCGAATTTTCAGACTACCATTTGACTTACAACGCCAAGCGTTCTTGTCCGCCCTGCCAGGCGTCATTGCCTGCCCAGCGCGCCGGCGTCTCGGCCTTCCGGCGGCCGAAACGAAGGAATTCGACTTCTTTCTCTCGCGATACACCTACTTTGCCCAGTCCGAGAAGCTGCAACTGGCGACGTCCGCGTGGAGAGCGGATCTCGTGGATGATGCGGAGTTGCTCAACTGGATGAGCAGTGAGTATCATTCAGGCGGCGCCACTCCTGATGATCGCATAAGGCTGTTCTTCGTACGGCATCATCTACCGGCACTGCTCGAAATGGTCGACAACACGACAATGGCCGCCGGCGTCGAAGGACGCGTACCTTTCACAGATCATCGAATCGTTGCGTCAGCTCTTGGCATGTCCGCCTCAGAGCACTTGCGTTGGAAGAACGCCTGTTCGCCAGTTCGAGCGGCCTTCGCACCTATTCAGAAATTCAGCGAAACGCTCGACGTCTCGAAGTCTGCGCTACGCACTCTGTACAGAACTCGTCTCCCCGCCAGCGTGACCGCGAGGAAGAAGCTCGGGTTTCCGTTACCCCTGGGTCATTGGGCGACCGACGAATGCTCGAGACCCTTTCGCGACTTGATCTTCGGAGGATCCGCCGCCATTGCTGACTATCTCGATATCGGCGCCCTCCGTCGATGGCATGAGGAGCACTCTCGCGCGGCGAACGATGCATTCGGACGACAACTCTGGTTGATTTGCAATCTTGAGATCTTCCTTCGTCAACTACAGTCTTCGGGTTTGTAG
- a CDS encoding CDP-alcohol phosphatidyltransferase family protein yields MIAYLSDRANSVTALGILCSGAGVGLAVRGNYEAGIALGLWAIIVDDVDGAIARRAMNRTTATKAIGKSLDGFSDLIFGSVIPAIVIASVINSAASGMFAAYLLLIGALRLAYFGYFGLSDQGYSTGLPLSYDLPVLAVTFLIHRIVAPLELSVVLPAIFVPLSLLHIAPFKIKASGTLVHVLTIAIAIIGSAGLLMTSGIRA; encoded by the coding sequence ATGATCGCGTACCTATCTGACCGCGCCAATAGCGTCACGGCGCTTGGGATACTATGTTCCGGTGCGGGCGTCGGGCTGGCCGTTAGAGGAAACTACGAAGCGGGCATAGCGCTCGGACTTTGGGCGATCATCGTCGATGACGTGGACGGCGCAATTGCCCGGCGCGCGATGAACCGAACGACAGCCACGAAGGCCATTGGGAAATCCCTGGATGGATTCTCGGACCTCATCTTTGGATCAGTGATACCGGCAATCGTGATTGCATCGGTCATCAATTCTGCGGCGTCAGGGATGTTCGCAGCGTACCTGTTATTGATCGGAGCTCTCCGTCTGGCATATTTCGGCTATTTTGGCCTGAGCGATCAGGGTTATTCAACCGGTCTGCCCCTATCCTACGACCTGCCAGTGCTGGCGGTAACATTTCTGATCCACCGCATCGTCGCACCACTTGAGCTAAGTGTCGTTCTTCCGGCCATCTTTGTACCGCTGTCGTTGCTCCACATTGCACCATTCAAGATCAAAGCCTCAGGCACTCTCGTTCATGTGCTTACGATCGCGATTGCGATCATTGGGTCCGCCGGACTGCTGATGACCAGTGGAATCCGAGCATAA
- a CDS encoding ABC transporter permease, translated as MISTLFRFTWIKLLRAVLSIALMVTCVFVLLRSVGDPVTIFLGPDATPDMRIAYARELGLDKPVLQQYLAYAENILHGSFGRSYIYHRDALTVVFNNLGATLTLMATSLALAVVMGLGAGIIAAVFRRKLVDRLVTIVSSVGLCVPAFFLALVLMLIFSIELRLLPTNGAQSWSSLILPAITVAVANSAVLARYTRTVLAEALDSPFVVAARARDIPSWRILVHHALPNAAIPILTVLGLMVGGLVTGSIVVETVFSWPGIGNLFISSIGNRDIPVVQAIVILAGAVMVLTNLVVDVLYVVVDPRARRSDH; from the coding sequence GTGATCAGCACGCTCTTTAGGTTTACCTGGATCAAACTGCTACGTGCGGTTCTATCGATCGCGTTGATGGTGACGTGCGTATTTGTGTTGCTGCGCAGCGTCGGCGACCCGGTGACGATCTTTCTCGGACCGGATGCGACGCCGGACATGAGGATCGCCTACGCGCGTGAACTTGGCCTGGATAAACCGGTATTGCAGCAGTACTTAGCCTATGCCGAGAACATCCTCCACGGCAGCTTCGGGCGCTCGTACATCTATCACCGCGATGCGCTGACGGTGGTTTTCAACAATCTGGGAGCCACCTTGACCCTGATGGCGACATCGTTGGCGCTCGCTGTCGTGATGGGCCTTGGAGCGGGGATCATTGCCGCTGTGTTCCGCCGCAAGTTGGTCGACCGTCTCGTGACGATCGTCAGCTCAGTTGGCCTTTGTGTCCCCGCATTTTTTCTTGCCCTCGTTCTGATGCTCATCTTCTCGATCGAACTGAGACTGCTGCCCACCAACGGTGCACAAAGCTGGTCCAGCTTGATCTTGCCCGCCATCACGGTCGCAGTCGCAAATTCTGCAGTGCTGGCTCGATATACGCGCACGGTGCTGGCTGAGGCTCTCGACAGTCCGTTCGTGGTGGCGGCAAGAGCCCGCGATATACCGAGTTGGCGTATTCTGGTCCATCACGCCTTGCCTAACGCAGCCATTCCCATCCTGACAGTCCTCGGACTGATGGTGGGTGGCCTGGTCACGGGATCAATCGTTGTCGAGACCGTGTTTTCCTGGCCCGGGATCGGGAATCTGTTCATCAGCTCCATCGGAAATCGGGACATTCCGGTCGTGCAGGCGATCGTCATCCTGGCCGGTGCGGTAATGGTCTTGACCAACCTTGTCGTGGATGTCCTCTACGTCGTCGTCGATCCGCGCGCGCGCAGATCCGATCATTGA
- a CDS encoding ABC transporter ATP-binding protein: protein MLESISLNIREGEFFALVGESGSGKSLLCSTLMGILPTNLSARGDIYFDGGPLAAVDRRSRAMIFQQPSRYLNPVRTIGFQLTETVRIVSRGSKREAGERAISLLEAVGIEDPRSTIKKYPHELSGGMNQRVMIALALARRPRLLIADEPTSALDVTTQRQIMDLIEQLRSDWNMAVLFVTHDLDLAMERSDRIGVIYAGQLIEMGSTEAIAQQPLHPYTRSLFSAVPEISLTKIDLVALAGGVPDPAIRGAGCHFAPRCAHAVEACARKPEFPVGLSHAAACHNLGLNHAAS, encoded by the coding sequence TTGCTGGAATCCATCTCGCTGAACATTCGGGAGGGCGAATTTTTCGCGTTGGTGGGCGAGAGCGGTAGCGGCAAAAGCCTGCTGTGTTCGACGTTAATGGGGATCCTGCCCACCAATCTCAGTGCTCGCGGCGACATATATTTCGACGGCGGGCCATTGGCGGCCGTGGATCGCAGGTCACGCGCGATGATCTTCCAGCAACCCAGCCGATACCTCAATCCGGTCAGAACGATCGGCTTTCAGCTAACTGAAACCGTTCGCATCGTTTCGCGAGGCTCGAAACGCGAAGCAGGCGAACGCGCGATTTCCCTCCTTGAAGCCGTCGGAATTGAAGATCCGCGTTCGACGATCAAGAAATACCCACACGAACTCTCCGGCGGCATGAACCAGCGGGTGATGATTGCACTCGCCCTTGCGCGTCGCCCTCGGCTTCTGATTGCCGATGAGCCGACGTCCGCGCTCGACGTCACCACCCAACGTCAGATCATGGATTTGATCGAGCAGCTGCGGTCAGACTGGAACATGGCCGTTCTCTTCGTAACACATGATCTCGATCTGGCCATGGAACGTTCGGATCGCATCGGAGTGATCTACGCAGGCCAGCTCATCGAAATGGGATCCACCGAGGCGATCGCGCAACAGCCGCTGCACCCCTATACGAGAAGCCTTTTCTCCGCTGTCCCGGAAATTTCGCTCACCAAGATCGATCTCGTTGCCTTGGCCGGTGGTGTCCCGGATCCAGCCATAAGAGGCGCCGGCTGTCATTTTGCGCCCCGCTGCGCGCACGCGGTAGAGGCATGTGCGCGCAAACCGGAGTTCCCAGTCGGATTAAGTCATGCAGCAGCCTGCCATAACCTTGGGCTCAATCATGCCGCATCTTAA
- a CDS encoding peptidase C39 family protein, producing the protein MSYLGAESLRGQIVRHIPLYRQRRNYTCGPSSLMMVMSALDERYQPSPKAELELWREATTIHGGCGPVGLALALKRRGFAAVVVVSHGGVFLEARASRTEEMEAIRILQERDLVEAKERGVQVYVGNYSLDDLSNWMAEGWYPIVMISIEFEGKTVTHWVVITGVDTDYVFFNDPLKDQAQGDDATRVDHSTFADMNEFGPKREKAVVLAGLPQMAGIELSLPKMNLDHEAPG; encoded by the coding sequence ATGTCCTACCTAGGCGCCGAGAGCTTACGCGGTCAGATCGTGAGACACATTCCCTTGTATCGGCAAAGAAGGAACTATACCTGCGGACCATCTTCGCTGATGATGGTGATGTCTGCGCTGGATGAGAGATACCAGCCGAGCCCAAAAGCCGAGCTTGAGCTATGGCGGGAGGCAACGACTATCCATGGAGGTTGTGGGCCCGTTGGTCTCGCGTTAGCGCTCAAACGACGCGGGTTCGCGGCGGTCGTTGTCGTGAGCCACGGTGGGGTGTTTCTTGAGGCTCGCGCTTCGCGAACGGAAGAGATGGAAGCGATTCGGATTCTCCAGGAGCGAGATCTCGTCGAGGCCAAAGAGCGTGGAGTCCAAGTATATGTTGGAAATTACAGCCTGGATGATCTCTCGAATTGGATGGCAGAGGGATGGTATCCTATCGTGATGATCAGCATTGAATTCGAAGGTAAGACCGTCACTCACTGGGTGGTGATCACCGGGGTTGATACCGATTACGTGTTCTTCAATGATCCTCTGAAGGACCAGGCGCAGGGGGATGACGCCACCCGCGTCGACCACTCAACCTTTGCCGACATGAATGAGTTCGGACCGAAGCGCGAAAAGGCGGTCGTCCTTGCCGGCCTTCCCCAAATGGCAGGCATTGAGCTCTCGCTTCCCAAGATGAATCTCGACCACGAGGCCCCGGGTTGA
- a CDS encoding formyltransferase family protein, whose product MSIVSNGLVFAGTRGLASRCLAFIIETCGKDLVSAILGAPRNEQTWWSHETSEELWQVADRYGIPYLESMDDVSRYGGFLVSVLWGKIFPARTLARFDRGGINLHPAPLPEYRGSFARTHAILNGAESFGVTIHYLSERADTGDIIGELQFPVLPSETALSLDTRAQLYGYALFCEIWLRLLDGSFAPRSQASLIAEHKREPRFYTKRMIAELLDSADVPRDAEQLERLYRALYLPPRFMPPKWLVQRVLTNEVRTILRGSCSRGSALNVAADLQSSPGLPDILLRRKP is encoded by the coding sequence ATGTCAATTGTAAGTAACGGGCTCGTATTTGCTGGCACGCGGGGGCTCGCAAGCCGCTGCCTTGCGTTTATCATCGAGACCTGCGGCAAAGACCTAGTCTCGGCAATTCTCGGTGCCCCCCGCAACGAGCAAACGTGGTGGAGCCACGAAACCAGCGAGGAGCTTTGGCAAGTCGCCGATCGCTACGGAATACCGTATCTCGAGTCAATGGACGACGTTTCCCGTTACGGGGGCTTTCTCGTAAGCGTCTTATGGGGCAAGATCTTTCCGGCCCGCACGCTTGCGCGGTTTGATCGAGGGGGGATCAACCTGCATCCGGCTCCACTGCCTGAATATCGTGGCAGTTTTGCCCGGACTCATGCGATCCTTAATGGGGCCGAGAGCTTCGGAGTGACCATCCACTACCTCTCCGAGCGCGCCGATACGGGAGACATCATCGGCGAGTTGCAGTTCCCCGTCCTGCCTTCAGAGACGGCTCTCTCCCTAGACACCAGGGCGCAACTTTATGGCTACGCGCTCTTCTGCGAGATATGGCTGCGCTTATTGGACGGATCCTTTGCCCCGCGATCCCAAGCGTCGCTGATAGCTGAGCATAAGCGCGAGCCTCGCTTCTACACCAAGCGAATGATCGCCGAACTCTTGGATTCGGCAGATGTTCCGCGCGACGCCGAACAACTCGAGCGGCTGTATCGCGCATTGTACCTCCCGCCCCGTTTCATGCCTCCAAAGTGGCTCGTTCAGAGGGTTTTGACAAACGAGGTGCGAACGATCCTTCGGGGTAGCTGCTCGCGAGGCTCAGCTTTGAACGTGGCGGCGGACTTGCAGTCGTCTCCGGGATTGCCGGACATCCTGCTTCGGAGGAAACCTTAG
- a CDS encoding ABC transporter permease: MSDVSVKTALPPARLVSVKATLPSAPVSSNLLWWREADLSVKLSISWIMGCVLVAIMAQQIAPYDPAAIDLSARLQPPILLGGAWTHALGTDDLGRDVLSRLMYSVQITVAVAVAGTIISTSLGTLSGFLAAELGSAVDECITAFVDMQAAMPFMIVALLLIAVFGNSILLFVFVLGLYGWERHARVVRGAALTTKNHLYVTAARTYNASRIRIYRKHVLPACLPTIVAGMTIGLTQIVLLEGTLSFLGLGIQPPMSSLGNMVGFGRGYLMTAWWIAVFPGLVIAATALALMLLSDFLRDRNWSANDQIKQ; the protein is encoded by the coding sequence ATGTCTGATGTGTCCGTGAAAACGGCTCTGCCTCCGGCGCGACTTGTTTCCGTAAAAGCGACTCTGCCTTCCGCGCCTGTTTCATCGAATCTGCTGTGGTGGCGCGAAGCGGACCTTTCGGTGAAGCTATCGATATCCTGGATCATGGGCTGCGTTCTCGTTGCCATCATGGCCCAGCAGATCGCCCCCTACGATCCCGCAGCGATTGACCTGAGCGCCCGCTTGCAGCCGCCGATCCTGTTGGGTGGCGCCTGGACGCACGCTCTGGGCACCGATGATCTTGGCCGCGATGTGCTGTCCAGGTTGATGTACTCGGTCCAGATAACCGTCGCGGTGGCGGTGGCCGGCACGATCATCAGTACGTCGCTGGGAACGCTATCAGGCTTTCTGGCGGCGGAGCTGGGCAGTGCGGTCGACGAATGCATCACCGCATTCGTCGATATGCAAGCGGCCATGCCCTTTATGATCGTTGCGTTGCTTTTGATCGCCGTATTCGGCAACTCGATTCTTCTCTTCGTCTTTGTTCTCGGCCTCTACGGTTGGGAGCGACACGCGCGCGTGGTGCGAGGCGCCGCTCTAACCACGAAAAATCACCTCTACGTCACGGCTGCGCGGACCTACAACGCCTCGAGAATCAGGATCTATCGCAAGCACGTCCTGCCCGCATGCCTGCCGACGATCGTTGCGGGCATGACCATAGGCCTCACGCAAATTGTTCTACTGGAGGGCACGTTGAGCTTTCTGGGTTTGGGCATCCAGCCCCCGATGTCCAGCCTCGGTAACATGGTTGGCTTCGGCCGTGGATACCTGATGACGGCGTGGTGGATCGCTGTTTTTCCCGGCTTGGTGATCGCGGCGACAGCATTGGCGCTGATGCTTCTGAGCGATTTTTTACGTGACCGAAACTGGTCGGCGAATGATCAAATCAAACAATGA